TAATACTTAAATGTTCCAACTATTAATTTGTTTCATATACATCCATTTAGCAAATAGATAATATACTATCTGTAAAACTAAATATATTCCTGCTATAAATATAAAGTATTTTGTATATAAAAGTCCTACAGATTTTACTGCAAAAGCAGCATGTAATGTTGCAACTGTAAGTGGTAAAAAGAACATTGTAAAACTTTGAATACTAACTATCTTTTTTATTTCTTCTTGTGTAACACCTATCTTTTTTAGTCCTATAAAATCTTGCTTATCTTTCTGAACTTCATTAAACATTTTGAAATATAATATACTTCCTGTTGCAATAAAAAATATCATTGCAACAAAGGTTCCTATAAATAAAAGTACAGATAAAATTTGCATTAGACCTGCTGCACTTATTACTCTTTCAGTAAATAAAGCTTCTTGGCCTTTTGCAACTGAATTTTTTATTTCAGTTATTGCATTAACAGCTTTTAAATTATGCTTGATGTTATACCCATAATAAATAAATTTATTATCATCTGAAAGATTATTTCCTAACTTTTTAAAATCACTATTACTAACAATTATAGTATTAGTATTTTCTATATCTGCATTTATAATTCCACCTTTTAAATTATCTAATATATTAAAACTATTTATTTTGCCACCAATATTTAGATTTAACTTCTTCTGACTCTTAAAAGGAAGATCTGTTTTTTGATTAACTATGTTATTAGTTAAATCATAGGTATATACTATGGCATCTCCATTATTTAAAGTTAAAGGTTTCTTATTATATTGTTTTGCAAGGTCATTAAAACTATTTTCTGACATTATATTAAAATCAGTTTTATTTACTTTTATTCCATAGGTACTCTTCTTATCTTCTACTACTTTATCATTATTTTTTGCTCTTATCAGCTCTGTTTTGTTTTTATATTTTATATTAAATTTATATTTTTCTAATATTTCTTCAATTTTTCCATCTGCTATAACTTTATGAGAATTTATTCCCTGTTCCATAACTCCTATATCCTGTGGGCAATTCTCTTCCATTGAAGATAAACTTACTTTTTGTAGAGAATAAACTGATATAGCTGATGCAAGAGTAATTCCGCTAAGTATTGAAGTAATAAATAGCACCTTTGCATTGTCCTTTAATTTATATATAATTTGGGATAATGTTATCATATTTATTCCTTTATAATAAACCCCTTTATTATTTTGAAGCTTATTTGTGAAAAACACACTGAATTGAGAAAACAAAAGTTTAGTCCCTATTATTACAACTATAAGTATTGGAAACATTGTCATTATAATAGCTGTTCCAGAAAATAACCCTACAATGTATCCTGAAATGATGAGTATTATTGCTAATACTGATTTAAATTTAGAAAACTTTGGTGTTGTCTTAGGTATTCTCTCACCCTTTAGCAATTCTGCGATGTTGTTATTCTTTATTTTGCGACTTGTAATAAAGCTTATAATATTAAGAAGTATAAAGAAGCTTAATATTGTTATTTTTATAGCTTTGCTTGATATTAAAAATGGCATTTCTGTATTCAAATCTAAAATTACAGACATAGCCATAAAAAATAATTTTGAAAACAAAATCCCGAAAAAAAGTCCTGTTATAATAGAAAAAATTGAAATTATTACATTTTCAAACATAACATATTGTCTTATTTGACCTTTAGTCAACCCAAACATTGATAAAAGTCCAAATTCTTTTTCTCTAGACTTTAAAAAACTAGTTATTGAATAATTTGAAAATATAAAAGTAAAAATTATTATTACAAACTCGCACAAATACATTAATCTACTGGCAGCATCACTTATAGTTTTGTCACTAATATTCGAACTGCTAACACCTGGGTTATATATAAAATTAGCAAATATAAAAAATATAGTTACGACTATTACATTACTCAAATAATACATAGCATATTTATTTAAATTTCCTTTAATATTTTTAATAGCTATATTATTAATTGTCATTTTAATTCTCCTCCTACAATGCGTAATTATTTGATCTACTTCCTAAAAGTGAAAGTGAATCCATAATTTTTTTAAAAAATGCCTGTCTATTTCCTCCATTCACAATTTCTAAAAAATACTTTCCATCCTTAATCATAACTATTCTTTTACAAAAGCTTGCAGAAAAAGGATCGTGGGTAACCATCATTATAGTAGCTTCTTTTTTAGTATTTAAATTTGTTAAAGTTTCCATGACATCCTGTGATGCTTTAGAATCCAGATTTCCTGTAGGTTCATCTGCTAAAATTATAGAAGGATTATGAATAAGTGCTCTAGCACAGGCTGCTCTTTGCTGCTGTCCTCCTGAAATTTCATAAGGTTTTTTATTTAAAATATCTTTAATATTTAAAAGACCTGCAATGTCTTCTAATCTTTTTTCTAGTTCCCTCACCTTAACTTTTTCTAATACAAGTGGTAATATTATATTTTCCTTAATAGACAAAGAATCTAAGAGATTAAAATCTTGAAA
Above is a window of Clostridium sporogenes DNA encoding:
- a CDS encoding ABC transporter permease, with translation MTINNIAIKNIKGNLNKYAMYYLSNVIVVTIFFIFANFIYNPGVSSSNISDKTISDAASRLMYLCEFVIIIFTFIFSNYSITSFLKSREKEFGLLSMFGLTKGQIRQYVMFENVIISIFSIITGLFFGILFSKLFFMAMSVILDLNTEMPFLISSKAIKITILSFFILLNIISFITSRKIKNNNIAELLKGERIPKTTPKFSKFKSVLAIILIISGYIVGLFSGTAIIMTMFPILIVVIIGTKLLFSQFSVFFTNKLQNNKGVYYKGINMITLSQIIYKLKDNAKVLFITSILSGITLASAISVYSLQKVSLSSMEENCPQDIGVMEQGINSHKVIADGKIEEILEKYKFNIKYKNKTELIRAKNNDKVVEDKKSTYGIKVNKTDFNIMSENSFNDLAKQYNKKPLTLNNGDAIVYTYDLTNNIVNQKTDLPFKSQKKLNLNIGGKINSFNILDNLKGGIINADIENTNTIIVSNSDFKKLGNNLSDDNKFIYYGYNIKHNLKAVNAITEIKNSVAKGQEALFTERVISAAGLMQILSVLLFIGTFVAMIFFIATGSILYFKMFNEVQKDKQDFIGLKKIGVTQEEIKKIVSIQSFTMFFLPLTVATLHAAFAVKSVGLLYTKYFIFIAGIYLVLQIVYYLFAKWMYMKQINSWNI
- a CDS encoding ABC transporter ATP-binding protein, coding for MSILKVENITKIYGGKKGGMKFKALDKFSLEIEKGEFVGVMGPSGSGKTTLLNIMATIDTPSSGELFINGTNPTKLDEKNIALFRRKELGFIFQDFNLLDSLSIKENIILPLVLEKVKVRELEKRLEDIAGLLNIKDILNKKPYEISGGQQQRAACARALIHNPSIILADEPTGNLDSKASQDVMETLTNLNTKKEATIMMVTHDPFSASFCKRIVMIKDGKYFLEIVNGGNRQAFFKKIMDSLSLLGSRSNNYAL